The Mycolicibacterium lutetiense genome window below encodes:
- a CDS encoding WS/DGAT/MGAT family O-acyltransferase, whose protein sequence is MEQLTVLDAGFLEAEDSDRHASLAIGAIAVLDGPMPRPDTVMASLAERALAAPRLHQLLHTQPLDLGAPCWVDDANFDAAHHIRYAALPQPGDDAALFRWAADIMERRLDRDRPLWECWIVDGLESDRWAILLKVHHCIADGIAATRLLSRLCDDGGLAAHGAKRQATGGTAVFGPVEWIGKAWRISSGLPAAAIQAMHGALDIVTGLLRPAAATSLTGPVSSMRRYATGEVSLGDVDRVCREFGVTVNDVALAAITDTFRNTLIRRGETPTRDALRTLVPVSVRSEDADGRTDNRVSVMLPYLPVDKADPVQQLRTVHSRLSRAKASGQREAGNILVSAANAIPFPLTAWAVRALTRLPQRGVVTVATNVPGPRNRLRVMGCEIVRLLPIPPLAMQLRTGIAIMSYADRLAFGVIGDYDAAPDVAELARGIERAVARLVDISIGHWRSTPVGTLQLVEGG, encoded by the coding sequence ATGGAGCAGTTGACCGTACTTGACGCAGGGTTCCTGGAAGCGGAGGACTCCGACCGGCACGCGAGCCTGGCGATCGGGGCGATCGCCGTGTTGGACGGCCCGATGCCCCGGCCCGATACCGTCATGGCATCGCTGGCCGAGCGGGCCCTGGCCGCACCGCGCTTGCATCAACTGCTGCACACCCAGCCGCTCGACCTCGGTGCGCCCTGCTGGGTCGATGACGCCAACTTCGATGCGGCGCACCATATTCGGTATGCGGCGTTGCCGCAGCCAGGCGACGATGCGGCGCTGTTCCGGTGGGCCGCCGACATCATGGAACGTCGTCTCGACCGGGACCGCCCGCTGTGGGAGTGCTGGATCGTCGACGGTCTGGAGAGTGACAGGTGGGCGATCCTGCTGAAGGTCCACCACTGCATCGCCGACGGGATCGCGGCCACGCGGCTGCTGAGCCGGCTTTGTGACGACGGTGGCCTGGCCGCACACGGTGCGAAGCGCCAAGCTACCGGGGGGACAGCGGTTTTCGGCCCTGTCGAGTGGATCGGTAAGGCGTGGCGCATTTCGAGCGGGCTGCCCGCTGCTGCGATACAGGCCATGCACGGCGCCCTCGACATCGTCACCGGTCTGCTGCGTCCGGCGGCGGCTACCTCGTTGACCGGTCCGGTGAGCAGCATGCGGCGCTATGCCACCGGCGAGGTGTCGTTGGGCGACGTCGACAGGGTATGCCGGGAATTCGGTGTGACCGTCAATGATGTTGCGCTGGCGGCCATCACCGACACGTTCCGGAACACACTCATCCGCCGCGGTGAAACGCCGACGCGCGACGCACTGCGCACTCTGGTGCCCGTTTCGGTGCGCTCCGAAGATGCCGATGGTCGGACCGACAACCGCGTGTCGGTGATGTTGCCGTACCTTCCGGTCGACAAGGCCGATCCGGTACAGCAGTTGCGCACCGTGCATTCCAGGCTGTCCAGGGCCAAGGCCAGTGGGCAGCGCGAAGCGGGGAACATCCTGGTGTCCGCGGCGAATGCGATTCCGTTCCCGCTCACGGCATGGGCGGTGCGGGCACTGACCCGGTTGCCGCAACGCGGGGTCGTCACCGTGGCCACGAATGTCCCGGGTCCGCGGAATCGGTTGCGTGTCATGGGTTGTGAGATCGTCCGGTTGCTTCCGATTCCACCGCTGGCGATGCAGCTGCGGACCGGCATCGCCATCATGAGCTATGCCGACCGCCTGGCCTTCGGAGTGATCGGCGATTACGACGCGGCACCGGATGTGGCCGAACTGGCCCGTGGTATCGAGCGTGCGGTTGCCCGTCTGGTCGATATCAGTATTGGCCACTGGCGCAGCACCCCGGTGGGTACCCTGCAATTGGTAGAAGGAGGTTGA
- a CDS encoding pyridoxamine 5'-phosphate oxidase family protein, producing MKGSELGVLTRRQCLDLLEGVRVGRLVFTEDALPAVQPVNFRVWHDDVVIRVAGGPKLVAATDHQVVAFEADELDADLRTGWSVTIVGHAEHITDVDEQVQVAGTFVQPWAEGRRDHFVRIRSEKVTGRQLRNHAMPHYGTVGGS from the coding sequence ATGAAGGGATCTGAACTCGGCGTCCTCACCCGCAGGCAGTGTCTGGATCTGCTGGAGGGGGTACGCGTCGGCAGGTTGGTGTTCACCGAGGACGCGTTGCCGGCCGTGCAGCCCGTCAACTTCCGGGTGTGGCATGACGATGTAGTGATCCGGGTGGCCGGCGGGCCCAAGCTGGTCGCCGCGACCGACCATCAGGTCGTGGCGTTCGAAGCCGACGAGCTCGATGCCGATCTACGCACCGGCTGGAGTGTGACGATCGTCGGGCACGCCGAGCACATCACCGACGTCGACGAACAGGTGCAGGTCGCCGGGACATTCGTGCAGCCGTGGGCCGAGGGGCGCCGCGATCATTTCGTGCGGATCCGGTCCGAGAAGGTCACCGGACGTCAGCTCCGGAACCATGCGATGCCGCACTACGGCACGGTGGGCGGCAGCTAG
- the typA gene encoding translational GTPase TypA, giving the protein MDSRPSFRNVAIVAHVDHGKTTLVDAMLRQSGALTHRGDDAVERLMDSGDLEREKGITILAKNTAVHRHHADGSMTVINVIDTPGHADFGGEVERGLSMVDGVVLLVDASEGPLPQTRFVLRKALAAHLPVILVVNKTDRPDARIAEVVEESHDLLLDVASDLDDEAQAAAEKALDLPTLYASGRAGIASTTQPANGENPDGENLDPLFDVLMEHIPAPSGDPEAPLQALVTNLDASAFLGRLALIRIYNGRLKKGQQVAWMREVDGSPVITTAKITELLATEGVDRTPTEEAVAGDIVAVAGIPEIMIGDTLADPENSHALPRITVDEPAISVTIGTNTSPLAGRVSGHKLTARMVKNRLDSELVGNVSIRVVDIGRPDAWEVQGRGELALAILVEQMRREGFELTVGKPQVVTKNVDGKLHEPFEELTIDCPEEFVGSITQLMANRKGRMEQMTNHAAGWVRMDFVVPSRGLIGFRTDFLTETRGTGIANAVFEGYRPWAGEIRARHTGSLVSDRSGSITPFAMIQLGDRGQFFVEPGEDTYEGQVVGINPRAEDLDINITREKKLTNMRSSTADVMETLARPLDLSLEQAMEFCAEDECVEVTPEVVRVRKVELTASLRARAKARAKARG; this is encoded by the coding sequence GTGGATTCACGCCCGAGCTTTCGCAATGTCGCCATCGTCGCCCACGTCGACCACGGCAAGACGACCCTAGTCGACGCGATGCTGCGGCAGTCGGGTGCCTTGACGCACCGCGGCGACGACGCGGTCGAGCGCTTGATGGACTCCGGTGACCTGGAGAGGGAAAAGGGCATCACCATCCTGGCCAAGAACACCGCGGTGCATCGGCACCATGCGGACGGCAGCATGACGGTGATCAACGTCATCGACACCCCTGGTCACGCCGATTTCGGTGGCGAGGTGGAGCGTGGCCTGTCCATGGTGGACGGTGTGGTTCTGCTGGTGGACGCCTCGGAGGGCCCGCTCCCGCAGACCCGGTTCGTGCTGCGCAAGGCCCTGGCTGCGCACCTGCCGGTGATTCTGGTGGTCAACAAGACCGACCGGCCCGACGCGCGCATCGCAGAGGTCGTCGAGGAGAGCCACGACCTGCTGCTCGACGTTGCCTCCGACCTTGACGACGAGGCCCAGGCTGCCGCCGAGAAGGCACTGGATCTGCCCACCCTGTACGCCTCGGGCCGGGCCGGTATCGCGTCGACGACGCAGCCCGCCAACGGTGAGAATCCCGACGGCGAGAATCTGGACCCACTGTTCGACGTGCTGATGGAGCACATCCCGGCACCGTCGGGCGACCCGGAGGCGCCGCTGCAGGCCCTGGTCACCAACCTCGACGCGTCGGCCTTCCTGGGTCGTCTCGCGCTGATCCGCATCTACAACGGCCGGCTCAAGAAGGGCCAGCAGGTCGCCTGGATGCGTGAGGTGGACGGGTCCCCGGTGATCACCACCGCCAAGATCACCGAACTGCTGGCCACCGAGGGTGTCGACCGCACTCCGACGGAAGAGGCCGTCGCCGGCGACATCGTCGCCGTCGCGGGTATCCCGGAGATCATGATCGGCGACACCCTGGCCGATCCCGAGAACTCGCACGCTCTGCCGCGCATCACCGTCGACGAACCGGCCATCTCGGTCACGATCGGCACCAACACCTCGCCGCTGGCGGGCCGGGTGTCGGGGCACAAGCTGACCGCCCGCATGGTCAAGAACCGCCTCGACAGCGAACTGGTCGGCAACGTGTCGATCCGGGTCGTCGACATCGGTCGTCCCGACGCCTGGGAGGTGCAGGGCCGCGGTGAGCTGGCGCTGGCCATCCTCGTCGAGCAGATGCGGCGCGAGGGCTTCGAGCTGACCGTCGGCAAGCCGCAGGTGGTCACCAAGAACGTCGACGGCAAGCTGCACGAGCCGTTCGAAGAGCTGACCATCGACTGCCCGGAGGAGTTCGTCGGCTCCATCACCCAGCTGATGGCCAACCGCAAGGGCCGGATGGAACAGATGACCAACCACGCCGCCGGCTGGGTGCGGATGGACTTCGTGGTGCCCAGCCGCGGGCTGATCGGCTTCCGAACCGACTTCCTGACCGAGACGCGTGGCACCGGCATCGCCAACGCCGTGTTCGAGGGCTATCGACCGTGGGCCGGGGAGATCCGGGCCCGCCATACCGGGTCGCTGGTGAGCGACCGGTCCGGCTCGATCACCCCGTTCGCGATGATCCAGCTGGGCGACCGCGGACAGTTCTTCGTCGAGCCGGGTGAGGACACCTATGAGGGTCAGGTGGTGGGTATCAACCCGCGCGCCGAGGATCTCGACATCAATATCACCCGCGAGAAGAAGCTGACGAACATGCGGTCGTCGACCGCCGACGTCATGGAGACGCTGGCGCGGCCACTCGATCTGAGTCTGGAACAGGCCATGGAATTCTGTGCCGAGGACGAGTGCGTCGAGGTGACCCCCGAGGTCGTCCGCGTGCGCAAGGTTGAGCTGACGGCTTCGCTGCGGGCCCGGGCGAAGGCACGCGCGAAGGCCCGCGGATAA
- a CDS encoding ABC transporter family substrate-binding protein → MPSPLRRAHGTIGILISVPTLLFSGCTVSPPPAPQSTETTETAPPPPMKATQIIMAIDSIGPGFNPHLLSDQSPVNAAVAAMVLPSSFRPVPDPKSPTGSRWELDTTLLDSAEVTSENPFTVTYKIRPEAQWTDNAPIAADDYWYLWRQMVGQPGVVDPSGYDLITGVQSVEGGKQAVVTFSQPYPAWRELFNDILPAHIIKDVPGGFGAGLARAMPVTGGQFRVDSIDPQRDEILLARNDRYWSVPAKPDLVLFRRGGAPAALADSIRNGDTQVAQVHGGAATFAQLSAIPDVRTARIVTPRVMQLTLRGGQPDLAQAQVRRAILGLIDVDLLASVGAGDDNTVTLAQAQVRSPSDPGYVPTAPPAMSREAALDLLRGAGYQIEPAAEPPADGASSEPDNGRQRITKDGAVLSLVLGVASNDPTSIAVANTAADQLRNVGIDASVLALDPVALYSDALTNNRVDAVVGWRQAGGDLATSLASRYGCRALEATAVSTTVPGIAPSPSPKSTTSTAPVPPASTPTPTQPLPAPESDELVQAPSNITGICDHSIQSKIDGALDGSQNIAEVIQAVEPRLWSMATVLPILQDTTIVAAGPSVQNVSLSGAVPVGIVGDAGSWAKAR, encoded by the coding sequence GTGCCGTCACCCCTTCGCCGCGCCCACGGGACGATCGGCATACTCATTTCCGTGCCGACGTTGCTGTTCAGCGGCTGTACGGTCAGCCCCCCGCCGGCACCGCAGAGCACCGAGACGACTGAGACAGCACCGCCGCCCCCGATGAAGGCGACGCAGATCATCATGGCGATCGATTCGATCGGTCCCGGATTCAATCCGCACCTGCTGTCGGATCAGTCGCCGGTGAATGCGGCCGTCGCGGCGATGGTCCTGCCGAGTTCGTTCCGGCCGGTCCCCGACCCGAAGTCCCCGACGGGCTCGCGTTGGGAGCTCGACACCACGCTGCTCGATTCGGCCGAGGTGACCAGTGAGAACCCGTTCACGGTCACCTACAAGATCCGTCCCGAGGCGCAGTGGACCGACAATGCGCCCATCGCCGCCGACGACTACTGGTATCTGTGGCGCCAGATGGTCGGCCAGCCGGGCGTTGTCGATCCGTCCGGCTACGACCTGATCACCGGAGTGCAATCGGTGGAGGGCGGCAAGCAGGCGGTGGTGACCTTCTCCCAGCCGTATCCGGCGTGGCGGGAACTGTTCAACGACATCCTCCCGGCCCACATCATCAAGGACGTTCCCGGCGGTTTCGGCGCAGGTCTGGCCCGCGCGATGCCCGTCACCGGCGGGCAGTTCCGGGTGGACAGCATCGACCCGCAACGGGATGAGATCCTGCTGGCCCGCAACGACCGGTACTGGAGTGTGCCGGCCAAGCCCGACCTGGTGTTGTTCCGCCGGGGCGGGGCACCGGCAGCGCTTGCCGACTCGATCCGCAACGGCGACACCCAGGTAGCCCAGGTGCACGGTGGCGCAGCAACTTTCGCGCAGCTGAGCGCCATCCCGGATGTCCGTACCGCCAGGATCGTCACCCCGCGGGTGATGCAGCTGACCCTGCGCGGCGGGCAGCCCGACCTGGCGCAAGCCCAGGTGCGCAGGGCGATCCTGGGCCTGATCGACGTCGACCTGCTGGCGTCGGTGGGTGCGGGTGATGACAACACGGTGACGCTGGCACAGGCCCAGGTGCGCTCGCCGTCGGACCCCGGTTACGTCCCCACCGCACCGCCGGCCATGTCGCGGGAGGCCGCGCTGGATCTGTTGCGCGGAGCCGGCTATCAGATCGAGCCCGCAGCCGAGCCGCCTGCAGACGGAGCATCGTCGGAACCTGACAACGGCAGGCAGCGCATCACCAAGGACGGCGCGGTACTGTCCTTGGTTCTCGGTGTGGCGTCCAACGATCCGACATCGATCGCCGTCGCCAACACCGCGGCCGATCAACTCCGCAACGTCGGTATCGACGCCTCGGTGCTGGCCCTGGATCCTGTTGCGCTCTACAGCGATGCGTTGACAAACAACCGCGTCGACGCCGTCGTCGGCTGGCGTCAGGCCGGGGGAGACCTGGCCACCAGCCTCGCCTCGCGCTACGGCTGCCGGGCGTTGGAGGCGACAGCCGTCTCTACCACGGTCCCGGGCATCGCGCCGTCGCCGTCGCCGAAGTCCACCACGAGCACCGCGCCCGTCCCGCCGGCCAGCACACCGACACCCACTCAGCCGCTTCCGGCCCCGGAATCGGACGAGCTGGTGCAGGCGCCCAGCAATATCACCGGCATCTGCGACCACAGCATCCAGTCGAAAATCGATGGGGCGCTCGATGGTTCGCAGAACATCGCCGAGGTGATCCAGGCTGTCGAACCTCGACTGTGGAGTATGGCGACGGTTCTTCCGATCCTGCAGGACACCACGATCGTCGCGGCCGGACCGAGTGTGCAGAACGTGAGCCTGTCCGGCGCCGTGCCCGTCGGCATCGTTGGCGATGCGGGCAGTTGGGCAAAGGCGCGGTAG
- the mshB gene encoding N-acetyl-1-D-myo-inositol-2-amino-2-deoxy-alpha-D-glucopyranoside deacetylase, whose product MPSETPRLLFVHAHPDDETLTTGATIAHYAALGADVHVVTCTLGEEGEVIGDRYANLAVDHADQLGGYRISELTKALSALGIGAPQFLGGPGRWRDSGMDGSSARKQQRFIDADFDEAVDELVRVIEDLQPHVVVTYDPDGGYGHPDHKQAHRVTTAAVAAAGWTVPKFYWTVMASTAMRAGLQGMKDVPEDWIRIDVGDVPFGYADDQIDAVVEAGAQLPAKVAAMRAHATQVTVAPDGSGFALSNNLALPILGEEHYLLVSGDAGERDTRGWETDLLAGLNLQ is encoded by the coding sequence ATGCCCAGCGAAACGCCCCGCCTGCTGTTCGTTCACGCCCATCCGGACGACGAAACCCTCACCACCGGTGCCACGATCGCGCACTACGCGGCGCTCGGCGCCGACGTGCATGTGGTGACCTGCACCCTCGGCGAAGAGGGGGAGGTCATCGGCGATCGCTATGCGAACCTGGCCGTCGACCACGCCGATCAACTCGGCGGATACCGGATCAGCGAGCTGACCAAGGCACTGAGCGCACTCGGCATCGGCGCACCGCAATTCCTCGGCGGCCCCGGTCGATGGCGGGACTCGGGTATGGACGGTTCCTCGGCGCGCAAGCAACAGCGGTTCATCGACGCCGATTTTGATGAAGCGGTAGACGAACTCGTGCGCGTCATCGAGGATCTGCAACCGCACGTCGTCGTCACCTACGACCCCGACGGCGGGTACGGGCACCCCGACCACAAACAGGCCCACCGCGTCACCACCGCGGCCGTCGCGGCCGCCGGCTGGACCGTCCCCAAGTTCTATTGGACGGTCATGGCCAGCACCGCGATGCGGGCCGGCCTCCAAGGCATGAAGGACGTGCCGGAGGACTGGATCCGCATCGACGTCGGGGACGTTCCGTTCGGGTACGCCGACGACCAGATCGATGCCGTCGTCGAGGCCGGCGCCCAACTGCCGGCCAAGGTCGCCGCGATGCGCGCGCACGCCACCCAGGTCACCGTCGCACCCGACGGGAGTGGATTCGCCCTGTCCAACAACCTCGCCCTGCCGATCCTCGGTGAGGAGCATTACCTGCTCGTATCGGGCGACGCGGGCGAGCGCGATACCCGCGGGTGGGAAACCGACCTGCTGGCCGGGCTGAATCTGCAATAG
- a CDS encoding bifunctional FO biosynthesis protein CofGH translates to MALNSQHGADLPTPAVPSKSAAPSGPTTSALRRVLRRARDGVTLNVDEAAIAMTARGEDLADLCVSAARVRDAGLESAGRHGANGRLPVSYSRKVFIPVTHLCRDTCHYCTFVTVPGKLRAQGMGMYMEPDEILDVARRGAELGCKEALFTLGDRPEDRWDEARQWLDERGYDSTLDYVRAMAIRVLEETGLLPHLNPGVMSWSELSRLKPVAPSMGMMLETTSRRLFEVKGEAHYGSPDKDPAVRLRTLDDAGRLSIPFTTGLLVGIGETLTERAETMHAIRKSHKEFGHVQEVIVQNFRAKADTAMRAVADTGIDDFIATIAVTRLVLGPKMRIQAPPNLVSRDECLTLIGAGVDDWGGVSPLTPDHVNPERPWPALDDLADVTAEAGYDLVQRLTAQPQYVQAGAAWIDPRVRGHVDALADPDTGFALDVDPVGQPWQEPDEASESLGRIDLHSAIDSEGRLTETRSDLDSAFGDWESIRAKVHELAARAPERVDTDVLAALRSAERNPGGCSDDEYLALATADGPALEAVAALADSLRRDVVGDDVTYVVNRNINFTNICYTGCRFCAFAQRKGDADAYSLSTDEVADRAWEAHVAGATEVCMQGGIDPELPVTGYADLVRAVKARVPSMHVHAFSPMEIANGVTRSGLSVREWLTSLREAGLGSIPGTAAEILDDEVRWVLTKGKLPTSEWINVVTTAHQVGLRSSSTMMYGHVDTPKHWVGHLNVLRGIQDQTGGFTEFVPLPFVHQSSPLYLAGGSRPGPTHRDNRAVHALARIMLHGRIPSIQTSWVKLGVERTQVMLRGGANDLGGTLMEETISRMAGSENGSAKTVAELVAIAEGIGRPARQRSTDYSPLAA, encoded by the coding sequence GTGGCTCTGAACTCCCAGCACGGCGCCGATCTACCCACCCCGGCCGTCCCATCGAAGTCCGCTGCGCCCAGCGGTCCGACCACTTCGGCACTGCGGCGGGTGCTGCGGCGGGCCCGTGACGGCGTGACCCTCAACGTCGACGAGGCCGCGATCGCGATGACGGCCCGTGGCGAGGATCTGGCGGATCTGTGTGTCAGCGCCGCCCGGGTACGCGATGCGGGCCTGGAATCGGCAGGCCGGCACGGGGCCAACGGTCGGCTTCCGGTCAGCTATTCGCGCAAGGTCTTCATCCCCGTCACGCATCTGTGCCGCGACACCTGCCACTACTGCACCTTCGTGACCGTGCCCGGCAAGCTGCGCGCACAGGGCATGGGCATGTATATGGAGCCCGACGAGATTCTCGACGTGGCTCGCCGCGGTGCCGAATTGGGCTGCAAGGAGGCGTTGTTCACCTTGGGTGACCGCCCCGAGGATCGCTGGGACGAGGCCCGCCAGTGGCTCGATGAGCGCGGCTACGACTCCACGCTGGACTACGTGCGGGCCATGGCCATTCGGGTGCTCGAGGAGACCGGCCTGCTGCCGCATCTGAATCCGGGCGTGATGAGTTGGTCGGAGCTGTCTCGGCTGAAGCCCGTCGCACCGTCGATGGGCATGATGCTGGAGACCACCTCCCGGCGTCTGTTCGAGGTCAAGGGTGAGGCTCACTACGGCAGTCCTGACAAGGATCCGGCGGTGCGGCTGCGCACCCTGGACGACGCCGGCCGGCTTTCCATCCCCTTCACCACCGGTCTGCTGGTCGGCATCGGCGAGACGTTGACCGAACGTGCCGAGACCATGCACGCAATCCGCAAGTCCCACAAAGAATTCGGGCACGTTCAGGAAGTGATCGTGCAGAACTTCCGGGCCAAGGCGGACACTGCCATGCGCGCAGTCGCCGATACCGGGATCGACGACTTCATCGCGACGATCGCGGTGACGCGTCTGGTGTTGGGACCGAAGATGCGTATCCAGGCACCGCCGAATCTGGTGTCGCGCGACGAATGCCTGACGCTCATCGGCGCCGGCGTCGACGATTGGGGCGGCGTGTCACCGCTGACCCCCGATCACGTCAACCCCGAACGGCCCTGGCCGGCGCTCGACGATCTGGCCGACGTCACCGCCGAGGCCGGCTACGACCTGGTGCAGCGGCTCACCGCGCAACCGCAGTACGTGCAGGCCGGGGCGGCCTGGATCGATCCGCGGGTGCGTGGGCACGTCGACGCGCTCGCCGATCCCGACACCGGGTTCGCCCTTGACGTCGACCCGGTCGGGCAGCCGTGGCAGGAGCCCGACGAAGCATCGGAATCGTTGGGTCGTATCGATCTACACTCCGCGATCGACTCCGAGGGCAGGCTCACTGAGACCCGCAGCGACCTGGACAGTGCGTTCGGTGACTGGGAGTCGATCCGCGCCAAGGTGCACGAACTGGCCGCCCGCGCCCCCGAACGCGTCGACACCGATGTGCTGGCCGCGTTGCGCTCCGCCGAACGCAATCCGGGCGGCTGCAGCGACGACGAGTACCTCGCATTGGCCACCGCGGATGGTCCCGCACTGGAAGCTGTTGCCGCACTGGCAGATTCGTTGCGTCGCGATGTCGTCGGCGATGACGTCACCTACGTCGTCAACCGCAACATCAACTTCACCAACATCTGCTACACCGGTTGCCGGTTCTGCGCCTTCGCGCAGCGCAAGGGCGACGCCGACGCCTACTCGCTGTCCACCGACGAAGTCGCCGACCGGGCCTGGGAAGCGCACGTCGCCGGTGCCACCGAAGTCTGCATGCAGGGCGGCATCGACCCCGAATTGCCGGTCACCGGCTACGCCGATCTGGTGCGGGCCGTCAAGGCGCGCGTGCCGTCCATGCACGTGCACGCCTTCTCGCCCATGGAGATCGCCAACGGCGTCACCCGCAGCGGTCTGTCCGTGCGGGAATGGCTGACCTCGCTGCGCGAGGCCGGGTTGGGCTCGATCCCCGGCACGGCCGCCGAGATCCTCGACGACGAGGTGCGCTGGGTGCTCACCAAGGGCAAACTGCCGACCTCGGAGTGGATCAATGTCGTGACGACCGCGCATCAGGTAGGCCTGCGCTCGTCGTCGACGATGATGTACGGCCACGTCGACACACCCAAGCACTGGGTGGGCCACCTCAATGTGCTCCGGGGCATCCAGGATCAGACCGGCGGCTTCACCGAATTCGTGCCGCTGCCGTTCGTGCACCAGTCCTCGCCCCTGTATCTGGCCGGCGGGTCCCGTCCCGGGCCGACGCACCGCGACAACCGGGCCGTACATGCATTGGCCCGGATCATGCTGCACGGCCGGATCCCGTCGATTCAGACCAGTTGGGTGAAGCTCGGCGTCGAACGCACCCAGGTGATGCTGCGCGGCGGTGCCAACGATCTGGGCGGCACGTTGATGGAGGAGACGATCTCCCGGATGGCCGGTTCCGAGAACGGGTCGGCCAAAACTGTGGCCGAACTCGTCGCGATCGCCGAGGGTATCGGCCGTCCCGCCCGTCAGCGCAGTACGGACTACTCGCCGCTTGCTGCCTGA
- a CDS encoding YceI family protein: MTAAIATDLTAGTWVIDPVHSSVNFSVRHLMVSKVRGSFETFSGAVVLAEDGTPSVSATIDVTSIDTRNEQRDAHVRSADFFDAENYPTATFVSTGVQPDGADYIVDGDFTLKGVTKPVSLKLEYNGVNAGMGQGAVAGFEASVVLNRKDFGIDIDMPLETGGTVIGDKVTITLEIEALKQA, encoded by the coding sequence ATGACCGCCGCCATAGCCACCGACCTGACCGCAGGCACCTGGGTCATCGACCCCGTGCACTCGTCCGTCAACTTCTCGGTTCGCCATCTCATGGTCAGCAAGGTGCGGGGTAGTTTCGAGACGTTCAGCGGCGCGGTTGTCCTCGCCGAGGACGGCACCCCGTCGGTCAGCGCCACCATCGACGTCACCTCCATCGACACCCGCAACGAGCAGCGCGACGCGCACGTGCGGTCCGCAGACTTCTTCGACGCCGAGAACTACCCGACCGCGACCTTTGTTTCCACCGGTGTGCAACCCGACGGCGCCGACTACATCGTCGACGGCGACTTCACCCTCAAGGGCGTGACCAAGCCGGTTTCGCTCAAGCTCGAGTACAACGGCGTGAACGCCGGCATGGGTCAGGGCGCAGTGGCCGGTTTCGAGGCTTCGGTGGTGTTGAACCGTAAGGACTTCGGCATCGACATCGACATGCCGTTGGAGACCGGCGGCACCGTCATCGGCGACAAGGTGACCATCACCCTCGAAATCGAGGCGCTCAAGCAAGCCTGA